One Paenibacillus sp. SYP-B4298 genomic window, AGCACGTAAAGGAAAGCTAACGTTCACCAGTCTGCTGCAACAGGTAACGGACAAAGGGACGATTCGACTGCTGGAAATGGCAAGAGATCGGGGTTATAAGCTGGAGACGATGGAAGGTATGTATTATCCTGTGGTTAACTATACTGAATATGATAGGTATGCGAGATATGTTAAGCCGGATATCGCGGCTTATATTCGAATTCGGACACAGGAGACGGTGAAGCCGTCGTCAGGGGACGCCGCGTTGCTCATTAGTTGGGGCGATGTAGTGAAGCGTGCGCTGGAGCGAGAGCAGTTCCTGGATGCCTATCCTGTCTCCAACAGGCGGGAAGCGGTGCAGGAGCTATTGGAGATTTCCAGAATGCAATTATTTTATGGCCTGAATAATACGCCGCTCTTTGATTACGAGTCGGGACAGATCCATCCAGATGCGCTTGCCGCTTATCAAGCGGCGCTGAAGCAAGGAGCGGGCGACAGCAAGCTGCTGGCGCTGCTGGAGCAATTTCTGGATGTCGTGAAGAGCAATGGGGGCAAGCGAACAACTAAGGTGGACGCATTCTTGAAGAAGCATGTTGAATAGGCATTTAGCAAGCAATGAGCTAGGGAAGGCACTGACCAGCAGGTCAGGTCTTCCTTATTTTTCCTGCACCAAAAAGGGCAATTTATTCGTATAATCCACTGCCCTGTCAAGGGTGTGCAAGCAGACTCCGCACGGGATTTGACTTCATTATCTCTTGACAAAGGGGCCAACACCTGAGAGAATCTAAACTAACGAACGTTAGGTAGGTGATGATGTGAGCGCCAAAGAAATTATGCAGGCGGCCTTGTCCAGCTTTGCCCGTGATGGGTATGAAGGGGCCTCGCTGCAGAAGATCGCTGATGAGGTCGGCATTAAGAAGCCCTCTATCTATGCGCATTATAAGGGCAAGGAGGATCTGTTTCTGCATGTTACCCGTCACGTATTCGATACAGAGCGAATGCATATTCTGGAATATTTCGCCCGTAACCGTGATAAGCCGGTTGAACAGCGGCTCAAGCAGTTTTTTGACTGGATGCTGATGGAGTATGATCGGAGTGATCGAGCCAAATTTCTTATTCGAATGACCTACTATCCGCCCTCTGAGCTGTATGATCAGATAATTGACATCGTCTATCCGTTTCTTGACAGCTTGCAGCGTCATCTCGTTCGGCTACTGCAAAGGGAGAAACGATCGGGTCGAATGAATATGAGCGATGCGGAGGAAGCGGCAGTGGCCT contains:
- a CDS encoding TetR/AcrR family transcriptional regulator, whose protein sequence is MSAKEIMQAALSSFARDGYEGASLQKIADEVGIKKPSIYAHYKGKEDLFLHVTRHVFDTERMHILEYFARNRDKPVEQRLKQFFDWMLMEYDRSDRAKFLIRMTYYPPSELYDQIIDIVYPFLDSLQRHLVRLLQREKRSGRMNMSDAEEAAVAYVTMAEGAVIELVSGRKTSYQARAAASWAVYCRGVGLSMQQKQ